A single region of the Scyliorhinus torazame isolate Kashiwa2021f chromosome 30, sScyTor2.1, whole genome shotgun sequence genome encodes:
- the ngrn gene encoding neugrin: protein MWVSVTARGILRPGVWVRAHSQARGSAQGSSSSGGEAEPGVEEIIRAEKCKLKAIKFRRIRAQMGLSGPPPRSLTTEAMEQIRFLKTKFPEEWSVSQLAEGFSVNEDVIRRVLKSKFKPSVQRRMRQDANVCGSRQTVPHGAKRLTADSPDAQALVEPKLLTDPALTARLPQGTVADPSQSDFSGKLHNPVAKETGRINLAQQSVRKEFRVQSSPDLVKTRAAYAEREECSSSDEEQLPGFQETDEELQKLTENQLKVVQKGSEFYDQEGNFLYRIHNTDS, encoded by the exons ATGTGGGTCTCGGTGACGGCTCGGGGGATCCTCCGGCCTGGGGTCTGGGTCCGGGCCCATTCCCAGGCCCGGGGCTCGGCTCAGGGCAGCAGCTCCAGCGGAGGGGAGGCCGAGCCCGGGGTGGAGGAAATAATCAG AGCTGAGAAGTGCAAGTTGAAGGCCATTAAGTTTCGGAGGATTCGGGCACAGATGGGTCTTTCTGGGCCCCCTCCACGGTCCCTAACAACAGAGGCAATGGAGCAGATCAG GTTTTTGAAGACCAAGTTTCCAGAGGAGTGGAGCGTTTCACAGTTGGCGGAGGGATTTTCAGTGAACGAAGATGTTATCCGGAGGGTGCTGAAAAGTAAATTCAAGCCTTCAGTACAGAGGAGGATGAGGCAAGATGCGAATGTTTGTGGATCGAGGCAGACTGTCCCTCATGGAGCAAAACGACTGACTGCAGATTCACCGGACGCACAGGCACTGGTCGAACCTAAACTCCTCACAGATCCAGCACTCACGGCCAGACTCCCTCAGGGGACAGTAGCCGATCCTTCACAGTCTGACTTCAGCGGCAAATTGCACAATCCCGTTGCAAAGGAGACTGGGAGGATCAATCTTGCTCAACAGAGCGTCCGCAAGGAGTTCAGAGTTCAGAGCAGCCCTGACTTGGTGAAGACCAGGGCTGCTTATGCAGAGAGGGAAGAGTGCAGCTCGTCCGACGAGGAACAGTTACCAGGTTTCCAAGAAACCGACGAGGAattgcagaaactcactgaaaaccAACTGAAAGTTGTCCAGAAGGGCTCTGAGTTTTATGACCAGGAAGGCAATTTCCTTTATAGGATTCATAACACAGACTCCTAA
- the hddc3 gene encoding guanosine-3',5'-bis(diphosphate) 3'-pyrophosphohydrolase MESH1 isoform X1: MEEGTMSSDVQRLLEAANFAAIKHKSQRRKDPEGTPYINHPLGVSRILANEAGITDVVTLQAALLHDTVEDTDTTFAEIEERFGEKVRSIVAEVTDDKLLSKKERKLRQIQHAPHCSYEAKLVKLADKLYNLRDLKRCTPAGWTERRVEEYFIWASSVIAGLRGTNQTLEKSLDALFKERNILLDDKFLSERD; the protein is encoded by the exons ATGGAGGAAGGCACAATGAGCTCTGATGTGCAGCGGCTTCTGGAAGCGGCCAACTTCGCGGCGATAAAGCACAAAAGCCAGCGGCGCAAAGACCCGGAGGGCACTCCCTACATCAACCACCCGCTGG GTGTTTCTCGAATTTTGGCCAATGAAGCTGGAATTACAGATGTGGTCACCTTACAG GCAGCCCTTCTCCATGACACGGTTGAAGATACAGACACGACATTTGCTGAGATtgaggagaggtttggggagaaggTGCGGAGTATTGTTGCCGAGGTGACAGATGACAAATTGCTTTCGAAGAAGGAGCGAAAGCTGCGACAGATCCAACACGCCCCTCACTGCAGCTACGAAGCTAAGCTGGTCAAACTGGCTGATAAATTGTACAATTTGCGCGATCTCAAACGTTGCACTCCTGCAG GTTGGACAGAGAGACGAGTTGAAGAATATTTCATCTGGGCTTCCAGCGTCATTGCCGGTCTGAGAGGCACGAATCAGACGCTGGAAAAGAGCTTGGACGCACTCTTCAAAGAAAGAAACATTCTACTGGATGACAAGTTCCTGTCTGAAAGAGATTAA
- the hddc3 gene encoding guanosine-3',5'-bis(diphosphate) 3'-pyrophosphohydrolase MESH1 isoform X2, producing the protein MEEGTMSSDVQRLLEAANFAAIKHKSQRRKDPEGTPYINHPLALLHDTVEDTDTTFAEIEERFGEKVRSIVAEVTDDKLLSKKERKLRQIQHAPHCSYEAKLVKLADKLYNLRDLKRCTPAGWTERRVEEYFIWASSVIAGLRGTNQTLEKSLDALFKERNILLDDKFLSERD; encoded by the exons ATGGAGGAAGGCACAATGAGCTCTGATGTGCAGCGGCTTCTGGAAGCGGCCAACTTCGCGGCGATAAAGCACAAAAGCCAGCGGCGCAAAGACCCGGAGGGCACTCCCTACATCAACCACCCGCTGG CCCTTCTCCATGACACGGTTGAAGATACAGACACGACATTTGCTGAGATtgaggagaggtttggggagaaggTGCGGAGTATTGTTGCCGAGGTGACAGATGACAAATTGCTTTCGAAGAAGGAGCGAAAGCTGCGACAGATCCAACACGCCCCTCACTGCAGCTACGAAGCTAAGCTGGTCAAACTGGCTGATAAATTGTACAATTTGCGCGATCTCAAACGTTGCACTCCTGCAG GTTGGACAGAGAGACGAGTTGAAGAATATTTCATCTGGGCTTCCAGCGTCATTGCCGGTCTGAGAGGCACGAATCAGACGCTGGAAAAGAGCTTGGACGCACTCTTCAAAGAAAGAAACATTCTACTGGATGACAAGTTCCTGTCTGAAAGAGATTAA